In Micromonospora purpureochromogenes, a single window of DNA contains:
- a CDS encoding ATP-binding protein, which produces MPSKAWFDVAPSAARLTGSLRDIGYDFPTAVADIVDNSVAAGATRVEIMIEFAGSRSRVYIADDGHGMSPGALLEGLRLGTRRAYTKGELGRYGLGLKTASLSQCRSVAVISRNTPDVVRTCARVLDLDVVEEWDQWVVVDPGADPDVARAKQWLAEGTGTVVLWRDLDRVLPEKRPEGGWARRRLEALAAKTAEHLGIVFHRFLEGAAGRTPLVITVNGQKVRAWNPFAPEEAGRSELPAQRFEITVGDVSGHVDLRRFILPSRDRFSSTSEFERLSGPLNWNRQQGLYVYRADRLVQWGGWSAIRGIDEHTKMARASLDFSTDLDSAFNINVAKMKVALPAQLRQMLEAPVNELCIYANDAYRRSARTKAKPVPADLNASADMRVAIQATATAGLALRAAAMQAGEWDAWQRIAGSLCREAPEIAQALGLDS; this is translated from the coding sequence ATGCCCAGCAAGGCGTGGTTCGACGTAGCACCCTCGGCTGCGCGCCTCACCGGCTCGCTGCGCGACATCGGTTACGACTTTCCGACCGCCGTAGCGGACATCGTCGACAACAGCGTGGCCGCGGGCGCGACCCGAGTCGAGATCATGATCGAGTTCGCCGGATCGAGGTCTCGGGTTTACATCGCTGACGACGGGCATGGCATGTCCCCCGGCGCCCTGCTTGAGGGGCTCCGGCTGGGTACGCGTCGCGCCTACACGAAAGGCGAACTCGGCCGCTATGGACTGGGCCTGAAGACGGCGTCCTTGTCGCAGTGCCGATCTGTGGCGGTGATCTCCCGCAACACGCCGGATGTAGTGCGGACGTGCGCTCGTGTTCTTGATCTGGATGTGGTCGAGGAATGGGACCAATGGGTCGTGGTCGACCCCGGTGCCGACCCCGATGTCGCCAGAGCCAAGCAGTGGCTCGCGGAGGGCACTGGGACGGTTGTTCTCTGGCGGGACCTCGACCGTGTGCTGCCGGAGAAGCGACCCGAGGGCGGCTGGGCGCGCCGACGCCTCGAAGCGTTGGCGGCGAAGACGGCTGAGCACCTCGGCATCGTGTTCCACCGGTTCCTCGAGGGAGCGGCTGGGCGAACTCCGCTGGTGATCACCGTCAACGGTCAGAAGGTGCGGGCGTGGAACCCCTTCGCACCAGAGGAGGCCGGCCGGTCCGAGCTCCCCGCACAGCGCTTTGAGATCACGGTGGGCGATGTCTCAGGTCATGTGGATCTCCGACGCTTCATTCTTCCTTCTCGGGACCGGTTTTCCAGTACGAGCGAGTTCGAACGGCTGTCCGGTCCGCTGAACTGGAACAGGCAACAGGGTCTCTATGTCTACCGGGCGGACCGACTCGTGCAGTGGGGCGGCTGGAGCGCCATTCGTGGCATCGACGAGCATACGAAGATGGCCCGGGCCTCCCTCGACTTCAGTACCGACCTCGATTCGGCTTTCAACATCAACGTGGCCAAGATGAAGGTGGCCCTGCCCGCCCAACTTCGGCAGATGCTGGAGGCACCGGTCAACGAGCTCTGCATCTACGCAAACGACGCCTACCGTCGGAGCGCACGCACGAAGGCGAAGCCTGTGCCGGCGGATCTCAACGCCTCCGCCGACATGCGCGTGGCCATCCAAGCCACGGCCACTGCTGGACTGGCGCTCCGTGCTGCCGCGATGCAGGCCGGCGAGTGGGACGCGTGGCAGCGGATCGCGGGTTCCCTGTGCAGGGAGGCGCCGGAGATCGCGCAAGCGCTGGGTCTCGACAGCTGA
- the dcm gene encoding DNA cytosine methyltransferase, which produces MTREDQPAAPVRRRGYGVKLVRGPFVRLAPHSDACSEPEELVSLASKLRAEGGRLAADLFSGAGGLSLGLQAAGYDVVLAVDHDEEAIETHRHHHGGLSVDWDLGDPDRVQQVAELMRAAGIELLAGGPPCQPFSKAGRSKIRHRVRQGLRDPRDERRDLWRSFLEIARTARPQAVLMENVPDMALDKEMFILRTMVHELESIGYSVEERSVETFRYGVPQFRQRLILVALQEGAAFTWPEEQRERVTVWNAIGDLPSVEGGWRPEGGAEGWSDYEGPQSEFQRRMRQAVPVGDEHKVFDHITRPVREDDARAFEAMDPTTRYRDLPDEVKRYREDIFDDKYKRLDENNLSRTITAHIAKDGYWYIHPRQNRTITVREAARLQTFPDWFRFAGPPSAAFRQIGNAVPPLLGEHLARAVRAALDDPRPVAATTQDVAAMLAGWFDSAAVRGLPWLRAETRWQVIQAEMLLDRAPAEVVRFIWPLLARWREPQDTVLAEAELVEISKWASRPHRAGAILELAGRLAENPELLREDDELRQVPGLTEAVADLAILTVPARGEEDSEEPVLVTKGVLRVAARFSGDPVDRRNRLTDGRLEIARMIGADSDARRAHLGLVELANSLCRPVEPECNACPLQKLCAESRADPLRLF; this is translated from the coding sequence GTGACCCGTGAAGACCAGCCTGCCGCCCCCGTCCGTCGCCGTGGGTACGGGGTCAAACTGGTTCGTGGTCCTTTCGTCCGGCTGGCACCGCACAGCGACGCCTGCTCCGAGCCCGAGGAACTGGTCTCCCTCGCTTCGAAGCTCAGAGCTGAGGGTGGACGCCTCGCCGCTGACCTGTTCAGTGGAGCCGGCGGCCTGAGCCTCGGCCTCCAGGCTGCCGGCTACGACGTCGTGCTCGCGGTTGACCACGATGAGGAAGCGATCGAGACGCATCGCCACCACCACGGCGGCCTCAGCGTTGATTGGGACCTGGGCGACCCCGACCGGGTGCAACAGGTCGCTGAGCTGATGAGGGCCGCCGGGATCGAGCTGCTCGCCGGTGGCCCGCCCTGCCAACCCTTCTCAAAGGCGGGGCGTTCAAAGATCCGGCACCGGGTCCGCCAAGGGCTTCGTGACCCGCGCGACGAGCGCCGGGATCTGTGGCGCTCCTTCCTTGAGATCGCCCGCACCGCTCGCCCCCAGGCCGTCCTCATGGAGAACGTGCCGGACATGGCGTTGGACAAGGAGATGTTCATTCTCCGCACCATGGTCCACGAGCTCGAGTCGATCGGTTACTCCGTCGAGGAACGGTCGGTGGAGACTTTCCGCTATGGAGTTCCTCAGTTCCGCCAGAGACTGATCCTGGTGGCCCTGCAGGAGGGCGCAGCCTTCACCTGGCCCGAGGAGCAGCGGGAGAGAGTGACCGTCTGGAACGCCATCGGGGACCTCCCCTCGGTCGAGGGGGGATGGCGGCCCGAGGGCGGCGCCGAGGGATGGAGCGACTACGAGGGGCCCCAGAGCGAGTTCCAGCGGCGGATGCGCCAAGCCGTCCCCGTCGGCGACGAGCACAAGGTCTTTGACCACATCACCCGGCCGGTCCGCGAGGACGACGCCCGAGCCTTCGAAGCCATGGACCCCACCACGCGTTACCGCGACCTTCCGGATGAGGTCAAGCGGTACCGCGAAGACATCTTCGACGACAAGTACAAGCGACTCGACGAGAACAACCTGTCGCGGACCATCACCGCGCACATCGCCAAGGACGGCTACTGGTACATCCACCCTCGGCAGAACCGCACCATCACCGTTCGTGAAGCTGCGCGACTGCAGACTTTTCCGGACTGGTTCCGCTTCGCCGGTCCGCCGTCCGCGGCGTTCCGTCAGATCGGCAACGCCGTGCCGCCACTGCTCGGGGAGCATCTTGCCCGTGCGGTGCGCGCGGCTCTCGACGATCCCCGTCCGGTGGCGGCCACGACACAGGACGTGGCCGCGATGCTCGCTGGCTGGTTCGACAGTGCCGCGGTACGCGGCCTGCCCTGGCTGAGGGCCGAGACACGCTGGCAGGTCATCCAGGCCGAGATGCTCCTCGACCGCGCCCCCGCCGAGGTCGTGCGTTTCATCTGGCCGCTGCTTGCACGGTGGCGCGAGCCGCAGGATACGGTGCTGGCGGAGGCCGAGCTCGTGGAGATCAGCAAATGGGCGTCCCGGCCACACCGGGCCGGCGCGATCCTGGAGCTGGCCGGACGCCTGGCCGAGAATCCCGAGCTGCTCCGGGAGGACGACGAGCTGCGTCAGGTGCCAGGACTGACGGAAGCTGTGGCTGACCTCGCCATCCTCACCGTTCCCGCTCGCGGCGAGGAGGACTCCGAGGAGCCGGTTCTTGTGACCAAGGGGGTGCTGCGGGTTGCCGCCCGCTTCAGCGGCGACCCCGTTGACCGCCGCAACCGGCTCACGGACGGCCGACTCGAAATTGCGCGGATGATTGGCGCCGACAGCGACGCACGGCGAGCACACCTCGGACTGGTGGAGCTGGCGAACAGCCTCTGCCGCCCCGTGGAACCGGAGTGTAACGCCTGCCCTCTGCAGAAGCTGTGCGCCGAGTCCCGGGCGGATCCGCTGCGGCTGTTCTGA
- a CDS encoding very short patch repair endonuclease, which translates to MRLMRRASTKPELLIRRELHRRGLRFRVNHPALPGRPDIAFTRARLAVFVDGCFWHRCPQHGVMPKNNREWWEAKLRRNVERDREKDAALSRLGWQVRHFWEHEDPAAVAEEIERTWRHLRTTPTVVSKTAT; encoded by the coding sequence ATGAGGCTGATGCGCCGCGCCTCGACCAAGCCGGAGTTGCTCATCAGGAGAGAGCTGCACCGCCGAGGTCTGCGGTTCAGGGTCAACCACCCGGCCCTACCGGGACGTCCAGACATCGCCTTCACCAGAGCCCGTCTGGCCGTCTTCGTTGACGGATGTTTCTGGCACCGGTGCCCTCAGCACGGCGTCATGCCAAAGAACAACCGGGAGTGGTGGGAGGCGAAGCTGCGCCGCAACGTTGAGCGGGACCGGGAGAAGGATGCGGCGCTGTCAAGGCTGGGTTGGCAGGTCCGGCACTTCTGGGAGCACGAGGATCCGGCAGCTGTCGCGGAGGAAATCGAGCGGACATGGCGGCATCTGCGAACCACCCCAACTGTCGTTTCGAAGACCGCCACGTAA
- a CDS encoding PD-(D/E)XK motif protein produces the protein MADRAETIFGLLEQTGVPTDLRVRHSDTRVAAGPVVHGIDSRGRRHLLVPLTEDERAVEDTSSRGVILTTRPLVEASGTSIRYLDVVCELAYLHDLFAVLADEMTERLTADSAQPGFVCLAVLERWRELLSPGTSALLGTEALTGLLAELHFMEELAERDPHAAVRLWTGPDAARADFAGAGASVEVKATSLRERLQVEVHGIGQLEERPGTSLYLRVEQVERDDADGDSVPDAIDRLLNAGADRHALLTKLASLGYRIADSSAYRQVRFGLRQRRTYLVNHPEFPRIVPRSLTHPEVLDHVLRMRYSLDLTAVPGLINTGPVIDHLLGKS, from the coding sequence ATGGCTGACCGCGCGGAGACCATCTTCGGGCTGCTCGAGCAGACCGGAGTCCCGACCGACCTTCGCGTACGACACAGCGACACCCGGGTAGCTGCCGGACCGGTCGTGCACGGAATCGACTCGCGCGGCCGACGCCATCTTCTGGTGCCCCTGACAGAAGACGAGCGGGCAGTTGAGGACACCAGCAGCCGGGGCGTCATCCTCACCACCCGTCCACTGGTCGAGGCATCTGGCACGTCCATCCGGTACCTCGACGTCGTCTGTGAACTGGCCTACCTGCACGACCTCTTTGCGGTACTTGCAGACGAGATGACCGAACGGCTCACAGCCGACTCGGCGCAGCCCGGCTTCGTCTGCCTCGCAGTGCTTGAGAGGTGGCGGGAACTGCTCTCACCGGGCACGAGCGCACTGCTGGGCACAGAGGCACTCACCGGGCTGCTCGCGGAACTGCATTTCATGGAAGAGCTTGCCGAGCGGGATCCCCACGCTGCCGTGCGACTGTGGACTGGGCCGGACGCCGCGCGCGCGGACTTCGCCGGAGCCGGCGCGAGCGTTGAGGTGAAGGCCACAAGCCTGCGCGAGCGACTTCAGGTCGAGGTCCACGGCATCGGGCAGCTCGAGGAACGGCCGGGCACCTCGCTCTACCTCCGTGTGGAACAGGTCGAACGCGACGACGCGGACGGCGACAGCGTTCCGGATGCGATCGACCGGCTGCTGAATGCAGGTGCTGACCGTCATGCTCTTCTCACCAAGTTGGCCTCCCTCGGCTACCGAATCGCCGATTCCTCCGCCTACAGGCAGGTTCGCTTCGGCCTCCGGCAGCGGCGGACGTACCTGGTCAATCATCCCGAATTTCCTCGAATCGTGCCGCGGTCCCTCACCCATCCGGAGGTCCTGGATCATGTACTGCGCATGAGATACTCGCTCGATCTGACCGCCGTGCCGGGGCTGATCAACACGGGCCCCGTGATCGACCACCTGTTGGGCAAGTCGTGA
- a CDS encoding Z1 domain-containing protein: protein MAGPERMITAALAALRSGEHMGVVVDLPMVRAAVGPAALGEALIGETEENVDGLIDRLVREAPEQAVGRLLRRAGPMSRRKSKLAELVADDELLDLVAQIARSVYGGGTIEALRRQLGRWVPVDILDHAVLTFENQSGRIRELRDPRSLVDNERLTGRWYAGPQPGDVFWPALQQRLAESGLRDDPLNSINASSTKIVSLLPRPGDAEISARGLVLGHVQSGKTTNFMSVAAKLCDVGYRLVIVLSGITDNLRSQTQQRLERMLVGDAHGRWHLLTGSWSDFDANPRNAANLLGNPEHRLLAVVKKNPYRLRRLAEFLDAAGTVLRDCPVVLIDDEADQASIGVGTRGRQSKINSLIRRILNKPKVAYVAYTATPFANLLIDPSVPDDLYPRDFVVDLPCPEDYFGAETIFGRDLLAHEDGKPDQGLDVIRQVRDDEVPEVQPPRGRDAVDGWYPTMPASLVAALRWFILATAARRHRDGVPTDSTMLIHTSMRAAAHQRLALCVTAHLERLTKDLLQGDRVAWDQLRQDWRTETERLPAAEMGLTPVPWEDVASHVVPVADDIRVVIDNYQSGDRLIYGDAPVTAIAIGGNTLARGLTLEGLVCSYFVRAASAYDTLLQMGRWFGYRPGYQDLPRIWMTSELASWFIDLATVEAEIRQQIRRYEDEHLTPRQLAVKIRKHPALAVTSAAKMRAGITVRNSYSCQVAQTIKFNHRDRDWLDHNISAADRLLQRAAAAPGVTEVTARAGRRALHSVHADEILAFLGDYRFHERSPHLRPEALRDYLRKQNAHGALRAWNVVVIGQERDRVGRMNLGGREVNLINRSRLRTPDAYADIKSLVSTSDRVADLPGTVADIRAQIDGDPTDERLRIFRDGKLGPVGLLCLYPISKDSADETHAKGKYPRVDLQAERHVIGVGLFFPEAWGPEEQDYVSVDLSDIAPPPEEVDVIDIEELDAEDERAGEETPTGRADG, encoded by the coding sequence GTGGCCGGACCGGAGCGGATGATCACGGCCGCGCTGGCCGCTCTGCGCTCCGGCGAGCACATGGGCGTGGTGGTCGACTTGCCGATGGTACGTGCCGCCGTCGGGCCGGCCGCCCTCGGCGAGGCGCTGATCGGCGAAACCGAGGAGAATGTCGACGGACTTATCGACCGCCTGGTGCGCGAAGCACCCGAGCAGGCTGTAGGCCGGCTCTTGCGGCGGGCGGGACCGATGAGTAGGAGAAAATCAAAGTTGGCCGAGCTCGTGGCCGACGACGAGTTGCTCGATCTCGTCGCGCAGATTGCGCGATCCGTCTACGGTGGCGGAACCATCGAGGCGTTGCGCCGTCAGCTCGGCCGTTGGGTGCCGGTGGACATCCTCGACCATGCCGTGCTCACCTTCGAGAATCAGAGCGGGCGGATCCGCGAGCTGCGTGATCCCCGCTCCCTCGTGGACAACGAGAGGCTTACCGGCCGATGGTACGCCGGCCCTCAGCCCGGGGACGTCTTCTGGCCGGCCCTGCAGCAGCGACTGGCAGAGTCAGGCCTGCGGGATGATCCTCTCAACTCGATCAACGCGTCATCCACCAAGATCGTGTCGTTGCTCCCGCGGCCCGGGGACGCTGAGATCAGCGCTCGCGGCCTCGTTCTCGGGCATGTGCAGAGCGGCAAAACCACCAACTTCATGTCGGTGGCAGCCAAGTTGTGCGACGTCGGCTATCGGCTTGTCATCGTGCTGTCCGGCATCACGGACAACCTGCGTTCGCAGACCCAGCAGCGTCTCGAGAGAATGCTCGTGGGCGACGCCCACGGCCGATGGCATCTGTTGACCGGCAGCTGGTCGGACTTCGACGCCAATCCTCGGAACGCGGCCAACCTGCTCGGCAACCCTGAGCACCGGCTGCTTGCGGTGGTGAAAAAGAACCCGTATCGGCTGCGGCGGCTGGCCGAGTTCCTGGACGCAGCTGGCACTGTGCTGCGGGACTGCCCGGTCGTGTTGATCGACGACGAGGCGGACCAGGCAAGCATCGGTGTCGGGACCCGTGGTCGCCAGTCAAAGATCAACTCGCTGATCCGAAGAATCCTGAACAAGCCGAAGGTCGCGTACGTGGCGTACACAGCCACGCCCTTCGCGAACCTCCTGATCGACCCGTCGGTACCGGACGACCTGTACCCTCGCGATTTCGTCGTTGACCTACCGTGCCCCGAAGACTACTTCGGCGCGGAGACCATTTTCGGACGTGACCTGCTCGCCCATGAGGACGGCAAGCCCGACCAGGGCCTCGACGTGATCCGCCAGGTGCGAGACGACGAGGTGCCAGAGGTTCAGCCGCCACGGGGCCGGGACGCGGTCGACGGCTGGTACCCGACGATGCCCGCCAGCCTGGTCGCCGCGCTGCGATGGTTCATTCTCGCGACCGCCGCCCGACGCCACCGCGACGGCGTCCCCACCGACTCGACGATGCTCATCCACACTTCGATGCGCGCGGCGGCCCACCAGCGCCTCGCGCTGTGTGTCACAGCCCATCTGGAACGACTGACCAAGGACCTGCTTCAGGGTGACCGGGTCGCCTGGGACCAGCTTCGACAGGACTGGCGGACCGAGACTGAACGGCTCCCGGCTGCCGAGATGGGGCTGACACCCGTCCCGTGGGAGGACGTCGCCAGCCACGTCGTGCCGGTTGCCGATGACATCCGCGTCGTCATCGACAACTACCAGTCCGGCGACCGGCTGATCTACGGGGATGCCCCGGTCACCGCAATCGCCATCGGCGGTAACACCCTCGCCCGCGGTCTGACTCTCGAGGGCCTGGTCTGCAGCTACTTCGTTCGTGCAGCGTCGGCCTACGACACCCTCCTGCAGATGGGCCGCTGGTTCGGCTATCGACCCGGCTACCAGGACCTGCCGCGGATCTGGATGACCAGCGAGCTCGCCTCCTGGTTCATCGATCTGGCAACGGTTGAGGCGGAGATACGCCAGCAGATCCGCCGCTATGAGGACGAACACCTGACGCCCCGGCAACTTGCCGTGAAAATCCGCAAGCACCCGGCTCTGGCGGTGACTTCGGCAGCGAAGATGCGCGCTGGCATCACAGTCAGGAACAGCTACAGCTGTCAGGTGGCACAGACGATCAAGTTCAATCACAGGGACCGAGACTGGCTGGACCACAACATCTCGGCAGCGGACCGGCTCCTCCAACGGGCTGCGGCTGCACCCGGCGTGACCGAGGTGACGGCGCGGGCCGGCCGTCGTGCGCTTCACTCGGTGCATGCCGACGAGATACTGGCGTTCCTCGGCGACTACCGGTTCCACGAGCGTAGCCCCCACCTGCGCCCGGAGGCGCTGCGGGACTACCTCCGAAAGCAGAACGCCCACGGGGCGCTTCGGGCCTGGAACGTCGTGGTGATCGGCCAGGAACGCGATCGGGTCGGTCGCATGAACCTGGGCGGTCGGGAGGTCAATCTCATCAACCGCAGTCGGCTGAGGACGCCGGACGCCTATGCCGACATCAAGTCATTGGTGTCGACCTCGGACCGGGTGGCCGACCTTCCAGGGACGGTCGCCGACATTCGGGCGCAGATCGACGGCGACCCCACCGACGAGCGGCTGAGGATCTTCCGCGACGGAAAGCTGGGGCCCGTCGGCCTGCTGTGCCTGTACCCGATCAGCAAGGATTCGGCGGACGAGACCCACGCCAAGGGAAAGTACCCACGGGTCGACCTCCAGGCTGAACGGCACGTCATCGGTGTTGGCCTGTTCTTCCCTGAGGCGTGGGGGCCGGAAGAGCAGGACTACGTCTCAGTGGATCTGTCCGACATTGCACCGCCACCTGAAGAGGTTGACGTCATCGACATCGAGGAGCTCGATGCCGAGGACGAACGGGCTGGCGAGGAGACACCGACAGGCCGAGCCGATGGCTGA